TCTGCCAGGCCAGCATCGATTTACAGATGTGGATACCGCGGTCATTTACCAGGTTGGCTTTGATGACTTCATATCCGTTGGCTTTCAAAATTTCCGAGACGGAATATCCGAGGAAGTTATTACGCAGGTGCCCCAGGTGCAAAGGCTTGTTGGTATTGGGAGAGGAATACTCCACCATTACTTTTTTGCCATTGGCGGGTTGGATACCTATGTTTACGTTAGCATAATGTTGTTGCAGGAACTGTGTCCAGTAAGTATTATTGATACCGAGATTGAGGAAACCTTTTACTACGTTGTATCCTGCAATCAGTTCCGGGTGGTGGGTGACGAGGTATTCGCCGATGCGTTGTGCGGTTTCTTCCGGTTTTTGCCGGCTGAATTTTGTGAAAGAGAAAACGACTATGGTATATTCGCCTTCGAACTCAGGTTTGGTAATATTGATGGAAATATCTGTTTCTGCTACCTGTTGATCGTAAAGTGATTTGATGGCGGCTGCGGCAGCCGTTCTGATAGATTGTACAACACTCATGCTGAAAAATGATTAATCGAGGGGCAAAGATAGTATAGATAAAGGATAGATGATTCCAGAAATAATTTAGGGATTTATTGATTTACGTATTTAGGAATTTGAAATGCAGCGGAAATGATCAATACCAGATCTCCGCTGCATTTCAAATTCCTAAATACGTAAATCAATAAATCCCTAAATATTATTGAAGGCCCCTAAAAAATAGTGAACTCCACTCTCCGGTTTTTCTGTCTGCCGGCAGCTGTTTTGTTGCTGGCGATAGGTTGTGTCATGCCATAACCTACGGCTTCTATCTTGGAGGCGTTTACGCCTTTTTCCACGAGGTATTGTTTTACAGATTCGGCTCTTTCTCTTGACAGGGCGAGGTTACGTTCCTTGCTGCCTACGTTGTCAGTATGTCCGCTCAGTTTGAGATTGAGGTTTTTGCGTTTCAGGAGATCGGCTACCCGGTCCAGCGCCGCATAGGAATGTGGTTTGATGCTGGATTTGGCGAAGTCGAATTCCAGGTTCTGAATGGCTTCTTTCACGATGCGGGTATCTTCTTCTGTGATCACCACTTTTTCTTCTTTTTGAACTACCGGAACTGGCAGCGGACATCCGGAGCCATCTACTTTTGCACTGTCAGGTGTGCCGGGGCATTTATCGAAGAAGTCGGAAACACCGTCGCCATCGCTGTCTTTTGTCAGTTTATCCACATCAGCAGCCAACCTGGCATTGTTCTGATTGGCAGCGTCCAATGCGGTGTTTAAAGCCTTTTTCTGTGCTTCCAGCTCGTCATAGGTGGCAGCGGCAGGGTTATGCCATTGCAGTTGCGGCTTGCCTTTCGTGCCTAATGCGAATTCCAGTCCGGCGTAGCCGTAAGAGTATTTATCCTTGTTTGGGGGTTTAGGATAACCGTCCAGGTTGTCACCATCGGTGTAGTACATGGTGTAGCCCAGATCGAGGTTTATAAATTCAGAGAGCCTGAATTTCAGTCCTGCACCAACGGGAATGATCAGCTCTTTAATACTCTTTCCATCGGCTTTATAATCGAAGGTGCTGCCTCCTCCTGTTGGTGTCAGGGTAGGGCTATATCCGGCTAAACCGCCGCCCACAGAGCCATACAGCAGTACGAAGTTTTTGCGGAACAACCAGTTGACAGTTGTAATATTAAACACGGCATTCAGGGTACCGGACCATTTTAATTTGGTTTCATATGATTCGTAGGGGCTGACAGGCATCGACCCATTGCCGAGGGCTTTGCTGTTGTCGGCCTGCAATTTTCCGCCTACATAGTCTGCCCGCAGGGCCAGGAAATGAAGGATCTGGTATTTTACATAGCCGCCATACCCGGCTGATCCTTTCCATTTGGAGAAGTCGTTACTGCCACCAGTGGGAGCAACGGGTGCCAATACGCCACCATTAACGCCAATGGACCATGTTTTAAAGTCTTTGGGTCCGTTAAAAAGCTGCACGTTGGAGGATGCGGGGGTAGCAGCTGGTAAGTCCTGGGCATTGCCGG
The Chitinophaga sp. MM2321 DNA segment above includes these coding regions:
- a CDS encoding OmpA family protein; protein product: MNKSILWQATCLLMAALPLTGNAQDLPAATPASSNVQLFNGPKDFKTWSIGVNGGVLAPVAPTGGSNDFSKWKGSAGYGGYVKYQILHFLALRADYVGGKLQADNSKALGNGSMPVSPYESYETKLKWSGTLNAVFNITTVNWLFRKNFVLLYGSVGGGLAGYSPTLTPTGGGSTFDYKADGKSIKELIIPVGAGLKFRLSEFINLDLGYTMYYTDGDNLDGYPKPPNKDKYSYGYAGLEFALGTKGKPQLQWHNPAAATYDELEAQKKALNTALDAANQNNARLAADVDKLTKDSDGDGVSDFFDKCPGTPDSAKVDGSGCPLPVPVVQKEEKVVITEEDTRIVKEAIQNLEFDFAKSSIKPHSYAALDRVADLLKRKNLNLKLSGHTDNVGSKERNLALSRERAESVKQYLVEKGVNASKIEAVGYGMTQPIASNKTAAGRQKNRRVEFTIF